The stretch of DNA ATTCATCAGCTCTAACATAGTAGAAAGATCTCTCATCATAAGCTTGCTTGGACTTCAGAGATGGTGCAATGAATCTTATTAATCCTTTGCTGAAGTTTTGAATCGCTCTGATGGTCAGTTCATGAAACAATTAACTCTCCAGGAAACGATGACatcagcactgaaaaaaactgacCAACCGAATTGCTTAGTTCCAAAAGGCTTGTTCTTATTGATCTATGGTAACAAGACTTTCTATATGTAAGTTACATCAAATCAACATCAATGTTATAGGCAAGCAAACCTCAGAGCTACTTGTgttttttgcatattattttttgatACTTAACATTAGTATTCTTGTGGACATATCTTTTCCAAGTAAAATTTGCTGTTTTAagatttgtcattgaataatttacagattaaaTTAATCCTTTGGCAAGTTACAGATCACTCGCAGGCAAGCTTTTGCATTAAGCTATACATTTACTCAGCCCCAATCTTTGACTTTGTTTGTTTCTTAAAGCCATGCCAGCTTCGATGATTACTTCGATAGCATTATCTGCTTGCTCATTTTCAGAGATTCCACAGTGGCACAGAGGTACCCAGCAGAAGATAATGTTAATATTTTGAATTTCAATGGatgaaaattttattaaaatcttCACAATTGTTGAGTGATCAGTTTTAATAGATTCTAGTGCTTCAAGACAGGATTTTGATccagaaataatttaaatatcCTGTTGTTGTGCAGTCTCAATGAACTTCATTGCCAACAGTAGAGCATTGGCCGCTGCAGTGAAAATTTAGCTATGGTCAGGAATGTGTACACTCTGACGTAAATGATTTGTCGCAAAAGCTGCAGACACATGATTTTCAGATATACATGTAGATCCATCTGTATAAAGTGGAATATGTAATGGGAATATTTGCCTACCATCCAGAAGTAGTTGGTGATAATCATTTGAATGAGTTTTTGACTTTTTGTTTCTTGTTAAATCCAGAAGGATGTTTGGTTTTCTGAGATCCCACAGAGAAATTTAGCAGAAGTGCTtctgtttcaaaatgtttaaatccaCCTTTAAATTccccagatgaggtttaatgtgTAGACCAAGTGGgcgaatgtaatatatatatatttttttaatacattaagtTGTGAAAGAACTGCTGGATAGGCCGGATTTTCTTTATTTGTGTTAAGTTTGATTGTGTATTGTTAAGCCAGCTTCAGGCATCTATTTTCCAAAGAAAGCTCATTAGCCTCTTCATATAGACTTTTGATCGGTGATGTTCCGAAACCCTCCAAAGCCAGTCGTATAGTACCTTGGTGGTGTATGGTATCCAAAAGTcaaatgtatgattttctggCTGAGCCATAGACTATACGTCCATAGTCCAGCTTTGAGCGAATCAGTGTTATATATAGAACACTTTCTCTTCTCTTGTTGAGCTTGGATTATTTGGAAGGCAGTTTTCAATTGATTAATTCTTTTCAAATGTTTGCAATTTCTTGTTTTGAAGTTAAGGGTGAATCTTGATGTTTGATATGTTGAATTTGTGGACCAATGTTCTTGCCCCTCATCCAGCATATCAGATTCCAGAGTTTATATGATGGAGTGCTTGCTGAAAGCTGGACACGAATCTTCTCCAGCTTTCCTTTTTTGCTTCATTTATTGTTCTTTTTGTTTGTGCTCAACCTCTTTTGAGTTGAATATGATTTTAAGTAATTGGATGACTGGAAAAGAGTCTTtcagcttttttctctcttttacagTTTTTGTGCACTTATCAAACCATGAAAGCCATCTACAAGCAGTTTCAAGATGTTCTCAGAATTGTACACTTGTTTCTTCTCTTCCTTTGATGGTTAAAATGAGTGGAAAGTTGTCACTTACACGGAGTTCATGCCAAACTTTCCACGAGAGGTCTAAAAATAACTTAGGCTGAGTATGTTCCATGCCCTGggtgtaaataaatatgtaatccaTCATTTAGAAGACATAAGGCATGTTATCTATACaatattttagtttattattgttaattgtttgggGTATGTCTGTATGCATCCAGGTGAGATCTGGCTGGCAATCCACTGTTCTCATAGCTTTTTTGACAACAGAGGTAAATACTTTATTCAGTGTACAAGTAGGGACAGTCACCATTTTTTGTTCTTCTTAGTACATCTGATCCTCTGTATGTCATTCTCCTTGACTCACGTGGGGCATTCTTTTGATGCAGCTGAATGACATCCTCTACAATTACAGCACTTGGATTGTTTTTGACAACTCTCCTTATAATGGTCTTCCTTACCACAGTTgcagatgtgtatgtttttacagCCATTAGATTAGATGTCCATACTTTTGACAGTTAAAACATTGCAATAAGTTGGGTACAAATAAGTGCAATCTTATTTGAAATCTGGTGATACAGCTTCATTGAAAACACATTGTGGCCAATCATCACTACTTGACATTGGAACACATCTACTTTCTGAGCTACAATCTATATCCGGttccaaaaagtttttttttgtatttttttttttaaggtgtgtTTTGTAGGCATGTTTAAAGTCCGCACCTACCTTGGAACCCCCAAAAAGAGGAATGCACAGCAATGCAGATTTCTAGCAGATTATGCATCAGGGATATATGGACGATATACTCTAGCAAAAAGAGGAACAATTGCTCAATTCACATGACTGACCCTTAGCCAACGCCTACTGTGGAGTCTTACAAGATATCAGATGTTGAGTTTTCACTGCATTTTCACATGGCATATATTGACCAGCTAATTAATTGGATAGAGCCATTCCAACCTCCCATCTAAGTAAAGTAGGAGACAAAGTACCCTGTGAACTAAAGGCAGCCACAGCAAACCACATTCCTCAGGGACCCATGATCTCTTCCTCCatctacactggtcacaattcACAGCAAACGAGTCATCCCTTTTGTCGCTTCTCGCAACAGTATTGAGATAAGGACCTATTTCTCCTTACAGAGAGATGAAAAGATAGTGTTTAGTTTACATATTAGAATAGGAATGTAAAAAAGAAAGTATTAATAACTGTAACCCTAGCAAGGGCGGATTAAGGGTTGATATCTCTAACCCTAGAAGACACTAGCACTACGGGTGGAAGGAGCATGCTCTAAGAATAGGTGGGTCTACATTAGGAAACTAAATTGGGCATTCAGTAGACTAGCAGGTTTTAGTTTTCAAAGAGCTCTtttggctttcttttttttttaaatgttgcttaaAGTGTCATCAGCAAAGTAGTCATGTTTGTTCAAATGTCATCTCAACAATCAAAATGACTCGGGTCATTTTTAGCTTAACACCAGAGAAGATTTCTATGGCAAAGACTTAGTtattataaaaatgattaaactaaaaatatataatttaactcATTTCGTTCAGTGTAAAACTTTatgcattactgtaaaaatatacatttcacgAAGTCAaattgtgttaaagggatagtggtAAATTCTTTTGGCACCCATTAGAGCGCTAAAGTTCTAAAACAAtcttttttgttcagcagaagaaagtcatacacatcaaggatggcgtgagggtgagtaaattatgagaattaaaatttttggttgattAATTCTTTGGAAAAACTGatatatttgaaaagaaaaataatgtaaTGACAGCTGTGACCAGCACACAAGAATGACAGATCAGGCTTTTTATAGGTTGGCTATATTTACATCGGAATATTACTGAGAATGCTCAGAACTGAAACTGATCCCAGCTTGCCAAGAATAGTACCATCAGATGCCAATTTGGCACATTACTTTTTGCTTAGTGGAAGGAGCCAGACCCCCCCAAAAAGTATACACACCTCTTAATGAACCTTTCTAATCCTACACTGAGACAAAAAATATGGAGCATTCAAATCTATTTGAAACACTGTATGCGGaacatgaaaacataaaacaaaataatgataATTGTGTTTATTCCCAGGGAAAACCATTAAGATAACAATTTTGAAAGAAGAAAACGAGACGGCACAGAAAAGAAACTTCAGTCTTAACAACCCTTCCTCCTCCAGTTTTATTGACagtttaaaattacatttctatGTCCTAGAACTTCAATTGCATTTACCTTCTGACTTAAACTGAGTACAAGCAAATGATAGTTTTCTTTTAGAGTAGTCTAAGTGAtgtacaaaaataacattttgatttcTGTGAAAATATTCACCTTTCTTCTAACTCCAAATCTGATTTATGAGCTTTTTTCCCCAtgttttactgttattttatttaagttttttaccTTGGGTAGAACGACCAAAACTCCATCTTGGGATAATAAACTAGGTTTTAAACATAATAGCTGCTCTAAATGATCAAACAACCAATGTTTTACAAAGGCTATCATTTTCAGAACCTGTTATTACATGATGTTTCCAGAATGTGCTATAAAGttgtttgtgttattttacaGATAacggtatttttttttctccacatagCTGCGTACTGCTGGTTTGGCCTGGATAGACCTGACTGACGGTTTATGTCCTGTCTGCTTTTCCAGGTCAATCACTCGTAAGCTAACTCAGTCTcattgatgaaacaaaaaaatgcaaatcatTCAGAAGCTAACACTTCCTTGATTTGTATGTTTTCCGATCTCTCCGAGGCAACTTTCCACATGCCTCTAGAGGCCTACCCGACACACGTTCTTCCACTCAACTCACACATCCCTGTTCACCAGTGGCATGGAAAGGGGGTTCTTTAACAAAGCATTATACATAACACCTCTACCAaactaaacaaacatttttttgtattaaatgcAGTAAGTGGAAAGCCTTTTTTCCACCCCTTTCCTCCTTTTTCATGTCAAGAGCTCACTGGCCTGGGAATAGCCTCTATCTGCCAACCATTGGCCAGTGAAGAGGATTCAGAGAAAATAATACAACCATCAATCAGAAAAAGGAGGGGCGAGCAAGGAAACAGGATTAAGCGGTGGCCTCGATGGTGCATTCTTTCGCCACATGGCCAGATTTTCCGCAGTTGTAGCAGTTGACCTCGCTCGCCTTGCTGCACTGTACAGCAACATGGCCGATCTCGCCGCACCTGAGAGGAACAAGACGAACAATCAGGCACAGCGATTTTCAACATCACTCTTTATCTAATGAGACTAGGTGATACAACTGTTTCCAGGAAAACTCTCCAACTCTTTCTCTTGTTTACCTGTAGCACTTGACTTTCTCACAGCCTTTCTGAATGTGTCCAAAGCCACCACAGGAGTAGCACTTCTGCTCGTTGGCATGGTCACAGTCACGGGCCATGTGGCCGGCTTTGCCACAGTTGTAGCAGACCTGCTCCCTCTCCTTCTTGGGTTCCTTGCAATCCCTGGAAATGTGGCCACCCCTGCCACAGTTGTAGCAAGCTGAAACACATGAACAGAACATCTTTTAAGATGATGTAAGACAAGTCAGTTAACTTTTTATAACAAGATTTTAGGTAACAAAAAAAACTTGCATGCACATAAGAGAAAGGGTATGTTTAAAGTCTTGTACCTGTTTGCCATTTATTCTACGTTTTTCAAAGAAAATGTTATCCCCTTTGAGCATTCACTAGTTCATTGTAAATGGTCCCGTTGTGTGACAAATTTACAGGTAAAAATGTGAGTATTTCATGTATTCACTCAATTAATAAGGTAATAAAAATCCATGTGTAATAATTACagaataatatttaaaacataGATGCATTATACCACGTAATGCCTCAGGACACATCTGAAAATGTGGTATTTCGTGTcacttacaattaaaaaaatgagtgaacaaaaaataaataaagtttgatcTGTTTTACAGCATAAAACTAATGGTTTTGCATAGGCCTGAGACGATAATTATGCTATCAACTTATCGTACGATATAGAGACATGACCGCGATAATTTTTGCTGGCGTCAATATTGCCCATTGTATTTACATTCATGCTTGTGTACATAAGAATAAATGTCTCCAACATTTTAGCCAGTCACGCTGCTTCTGTCCTCTCGTCTTTTCTGTGTCGGGTGCGGCTTAGGCAGCTCCACAAACACAGGACAGCGACAGGTGAAGATTACATATTACTCGTGGCCAATAGATGTTTTAATAGGTGTTTTTCCCGACAACTGCATAATTCCAgccagaaagtttggaagaataagTCTAAATGGACTTGGTTTCAAAGCCGCATTccacagctccggtgtgggaacatttagGCTTTAAGACgaatgagagaggagatcccattaacgtgaacgagccggtatgtcgactttgtttaaaaacagtggcaaCGAAAAGTGGCAATACAACTaacctaaaacataaccatcccatcCAGTTTTCTGAGCTGGGAACAAAAACCACAGTTGGAGATGGGCCAATGTTTTTGTAtacaattgtatatttatttttgaaacatgTTAACATTCAAAGAGCATTCAGCAGCCTCTA from Xyrauchen texanus isolate HMW12.3.18 chromosome 39, RBS_HiC_50CHRs, whole genome shotgun sequence encodes:
- the cnbpb gene encoding CCHC-type zinc finger, nucleic acid binding protein b — translated: MVCGNQRDGWTGRWVQSEAMSSNECFGCGRTGHWIKNCPNAGRGRGKGRGRGKDLFCYRCGEPGHVARDCERTEDACYNCGRGGHISRDCKEPKKEREQVCYNCGKAGHMARDCDHANEQKCYSCGGFGHIQKGCEKVKCYRCGEIGHVAVQCSKASEVNCYNCGKSGHVAKECTIEATA